In Candidatus Eisenbacteria bacterium, the following are encoded in one genomic region:
- the pheT gene encoding phenylalanine--tRNA ligase subunit beta, whose amino-acid sequence MKIGYNWLREFVEIEMVPSALADCLTMLGFPVESVGPCEPEYPGIVTGQVMEVKKHPRADRLVVCEVSVGDERLHIVCGATNVTEGMKVAVARVGSVLPGEQRIESVTIRGERSEGMLCSGSELGLTSDAAGIMGLPEETRVGITLDEQLGAEETVLEIEVSHNRPDCLSMFGVAREIAAFTGARLKFPEVTPIEEPAAPDETVDVKIEKTEDCPRYCGRLVSGVRAAASPLWLRKRLQIAGFRSLNNIVDSTNYCLASFGQPIHAFDVERMKRRSILVRRARHLERIVTLDGVTRLLGPEVLLITDGELPIAIAGVMGGLDTEVVETSSRLFLESANFAPAVVKGASKKLGLETEASLRFSRGTDPEMAAKCVEYVGWLVSSLSGGACRGRVIDSHGPERPPTRVFVDPARINRILGGCVPAGFMEERLSALGFGWEAKAGGAEVSVPSFRHDVHEEVDVVEEIARSFGYDKFPERAANLSWVPGLDEEKEEFLEECADCLASLGLFEVVTKVLVDPKKASRFVGDDRVDRLAALSNPASNAEAVLRPSVLCSLLDAVSFNLRRSVENIRFFEIGKTFRGTESGWPEERYAIAAAICGRKRPPSWQEAEPEKCDIFDVKGVAEALLRKLKVDNYEVLCYDGLVVEREASGCISCNNKALGLFGLARRELVQGFGIERDVYVFELDAEVLRSIAGGRGRFEEPSRFPSVKRDVAVIVDEKLPQEEIARFIEGVAGENLRSIKLFDVYAGDAVSKGKKSLAYSLSFQSVERTLSDAQVDEIMERVVRGLEVRGAGVRGRQSGQAD is encoded by the coding sequence ATGAAGATAGGGTACAACTGGCTCCGCGAATTCGTGGAGATCGAAATGGTTCCTTCGGCGCTGGCCGACTGCCTCACGATGCTGGGCTTTCCCGTCGAGAGCGTGGGTCCGTGTGAACCGGAGTATCCGGGAATCGTCACGGGCCAGGTAATGGAAGTGAAGAAGCACCCGCGGGCGGACAGGCTGGTGGTGTGCGAGGTGTCCGTCGGTGACGAGAGGCTCCACATCGTTTGCGGAGCCACGAACGTCACGGAGGGAATGAAGGTGGCCGTTGCGCGCGTGGGTTCGGTCTTGCCGGGAGAACAAAGAATCGAGAGTGTCACGATACGAGGGGAACGTTCGGAAGGCATGCTCTGTTCCGGCTCGGAGCTGGGGCTGACCAGCGACGCGGCAGGGATAATGGGGCTTCCCGAGGAGACCAGGGTCGGCATAACGCTGGACGAGCAACTGGGTGCCGAAGAAACCGTGCTCGAAATCGAGGTCAGCCATAACAGACCGGATTGTCTTTCCATGTTCGGTGTGGCGCGGGAGATTGCGGCCTTCACAGGGGCCAGGCTCAAGTTCCCCGAAGTCACGCCCATAGAAGAGCCTGCCGCGCCTGACGAGACCGTGGATGTGAAGATAGAGAAAACCGAGGATTGTCCTCGCTACTGCGGCCGTCTCGTGAGTGGAGTGCGCGCGGCTGCCTCGCCTCTGTGGCTACGGAAGAGACTCCAGATAGCGGGTTTCAGGTCGCTCAACAACATCGTAGATTCGACCAACTATTGCCTGGCCTCCTTTGGCCAGCCGATCCACGCGTTCGACGTGGAGCGGATGAAGAGACGATCCATTCTGGTAAGAAGGGCGAGACATCTGGAGCGAATCGTGACCCTCGACGGCGTCACGAGATTGCTCGGTCCCGAAGTCCTTCTCATCACCGACGGGGAGCTACCGATCGCAATAGCCGGCGTGATGGGTGGGCTGGACACAGAAGTGGTTGAGACCTCGAGTCGTCTTTTCCTCGAAAGCGCCAACTTTGCACCCGCGGTCGTGAAGGGTGCGTCGAAGAAGCTTGGGCTCGAAACCGAGGCGTCCTTGAGATTTTCGAGGGGAACGGACCCGGAGATGGCGGCAAAGTGTGTGGAATACGTGGGCTGGCTCGTTTCTTCTCTGTCGGGTGGCGCTTGCAGGGGACGAGTGATAGACAGCCACGGTCCCGAAAGGCCGCCGACGAGAGTGTTCGTTGACCCCGCAAGGATAAATCGCATACTCGGCGGTTGTGTTCCGGCCGGTTTCATGGAAGAGCGACTTTCAGCCCTGGGTTTCGGCTGGGAGGCCAAGGCCGGTGGCGCCGAGGTCAGCGTCCCGTCGTTCAGACACGACGTGCACGAGGAAGTCGACGTCGTGGAGGAGATTGCACGCAGCTTCGGCTATGACAAGTTCCCCGAGAGGGCGGCGAACTTGAGTTGGGTGCCCGGCCTGGACGAGGAGAAGGAAGAGTTTCTGGAAGAGTGCGCGGACTGTCTTGCGTCTCTGGGACTCTTCGAAGTGGTGACCAAGGTGCTCGTCGATCCGAAGAAGGCGTCTCGATTTGTGGGCGACGATAGAGTCGATCGACTTGCCGCGCTCTCGAATCCTGCCTCGAACGCTGAGGCAGTTCTGAGACCTTCGGTTCTCTGCAGTTTGCTCGACGCCGTGAGCTTCAACTTGAGAAGGAGTGTGGAGAATATTCGCTTCTTCGAGATCGGCAAGACGTTTCGCGGCACCGAGAGCGGTTGGCCGGAGGAACGCTACGCCATCGCAGCCGCGATATGCGGTCGGAAGAGACCGCCTTCGTGGCAGGAAGCAGAACCGGAAAAGTGTGACATATTTGACGTCAAGGGCGTCGCGGAGGCGCTCTTGAGGAAATTGAAGGTTGACAATTATGAGGTGCTTTGTTATGATGGCCTCGTTGTAGAGAGGGAAGCGTCAGGCTGTATCTCCTGCAATAACAAGGCGTTGGGTTTGTTTGGATTAGCACGCCGAGAACTCGTCCAAGGGTTCGGGATCGAACGAGACGTTTATGTGTTCGAGCTCGACGCCGAAGTCTTGCGGTCGATTGCGGGCGGGAGAGGTAGATTCGAGGAACCCTCGAGATTTCCGTCCGTCAAACGCGATGTTGCAGTCATCGTGGATGAGAAACTTCCGCAGGAGGAGATCGCCAGATTCATTGAGGGTGTTGCGGGGGAGAACCTCCGTAGCATCAAGCTCTTTGACGTGTACGCCGGCGACGCGGTTTCGAAAGGCAAGAAGAGCCTTGCCTACTCTTTGAGTTTCCAGTCCGTTGAGAGGACGCTCTCTGACGCTCAGGTGGACGAGATCATGGAGCGCGTCGTCAGGGGCCTCGAGGTCCGGGGGGCCGGTGTTCGGGGAAGGCAATCGGGCCAGGCTGATTGA
- the pheS gene encoding phenylalanine--tRNA ligase subunit alpha, translating to MEKDVLELRESAAREIQAASSLEELEGIRVKYLGRRGLLTSVLRSIGDLSGPERGAIGKLSNDAKEALTSLLAGSTERLKTELGGAAPQGLDITLPGVQQWTGRRHLLPVVVKELKSIFVGMGFSVATGPDVEDVYHNFEALNIPEGHPAREQGDTFFVGKELVLRTHTSPVQIRVMERMPPPIRMIFPGRVYRKDAPDATHSPEFHQLECLYVDRGVTFLDLKGTLAYFVRRFFGGATGVRFRPFYFPFTEPSAEVDMTCISCSGGQSPPASGACRMCGGSGWLEILGAGMVHPAVLRRVGYDAGELTGFAFGAGIERLAMLKYGIGNIRFFLENDVRFLGQFG from the coding sequence ATCGAGAAGGACGTATTGGAGCTGAGGGAGAGCGCCGCCAGAGAAATCCAGGCGGCCTCATCACTTGAGGAACTCGAAGGAATAAGAGTGAAGTACCTCGGCAGGAGGGGCCTTCTCACGTCTGTCCTGAGGAGTATCGGAGACCTTTCAGGCCCGGAACGAGGCGCGATCGGAAAGCTATCTAACGACGCGAAAGAGGCGCTGACTTCTCTCCTCGCGGGATCGACGGAGCGACTGAAAACGGAGCTGGGAGGCGCGGCGCCGCAGGGACTCGACATCACACTTCCCGGGGTGCAGCAATGGACGGGGAGGAGACATCTTCTTCCCGTCGTCGTGAAGGAGCTCAAGTCCATTTTCGTAGGAATGGGGTTTTCCGTCGCGACGGGCCCGGACGTCGAGGACGTGTATCACAACTTCGAAGCGCTCAACATTCCCGAAGGGCATCCGGCGAGGGAACAAGGCGATACATTTTTCGTCGGAAAAGAGCTGGTCCTGAGGACTCACACGTCGCCTGTCCAGATAAGAGTGATGGAGAGAATGCCGCCTCCAATCCGGATGATTTTCCCGGGAAGGGTATATCGCAAGGACGCACCTGACGCGACTCACTCACCGGAGTTCCATCAGCTCGAGTGTCTCTACGTTGACAGGGGCGTAACGTTTCTGGACCTCAAAGGGACTCTCGCGTACTTCGTGAGGCGGTTTTTTGGAGGCGCGACGGGAGTCCGCTTCAGACCTTTCTATTTTCCTTTCACGGAACCCAGTGCCGAGGTTGACATGACGTGCATTTCCTGTTCGGGGGGACAGTCGCCTCCGGCTTCGGGTGCGTGCAGGATGTGTGGTGGGAGCGGGTGGCTGGAGATCTTGGGTGCCGGCATGGTTCACCCTGCCGTCCTGAGACGCGTGGGATACGACGCCGGTGAACTCACCGGGTTTGCTTTCGGAGCGGGCATCGAGAGGTTGGCGATGCTCAAGTACGGAATAGGCAACATACGCTTTTTCCTTGAGAACGACGTCAGGTTTCTCGGCCAATTCGGCTAG
- the rplT gene encoding 50S ribosomal protein L20, with translation MPRARTVPAGRRRRRKILKAAKGFRGGRHALHRTAKETLIKSLQYVYRDRRTKKRDFRSLWISRINAAARLNGMSYSTFISGLKKADVEINRKVLADIALHDREGFAKLAEVAKSAARPGAAAG, from the coding sequence ATGCCAAGAGCAAGGACCGTACCCGCCGGCAGGAGGAGACGCAGAAAGATACTCAAAGCGGCCAAGGGCTTTCGGGGCGGGAGACACGCGCTTCACAGGACGGCCAAAGAGACTCTGATAAAGAGCCTTCAGTACGTTTATCGTGACAGGCGGACAAAAAAGAGAGACTTCAGGTCACTGTGGATTTCGAGAATCAACGCCGCAGCCAGACTGAACGGGATGTCGTACAGCACGTTCATCTCGGGTCTCAAGAAGGCAGACGTGGAGATCAACAGGAAGGTTCTGGCCGACATTGCGTTGCACGACAGAGAGGGATTCGCCAAGCTGGCGGAGGTGGCGAAGAGCGCGGCACGCCCCGGGGCGGCCGCCGGGTAA
- the rpmI gene encoding 50S ribosomal protein L35 yields MPKLRTNRGARKRFRVTGKGKILRSHAYAAHILTSKTRKRKRKLSKSALVSAEDKGRVRRMLNV; encoded by the coding sequence ATGCCCAAGCTTAGGACGAACAGAGGTGCGAGAAAGAGATTCAGGGTGACGGGAAAGGGAAAGATTTTGCGCAGCCACGCGTACGCCGCGCACATTTTGACTAGCAAGACACGGAAACGGAAGCGGAAACTCTCAAAGTCTGCGCTTGTCTCGGCAGAGGACAAGGGCAGAGTTCGTAGAATGCTCAATGTATGA
- the infC gene encoding translation initiation factor IF-3, giving the protein MQEKKVRVNERIRVPAVRVIGPDGAQLGVMPSKDALLAAQEHGLDLVEVSPNSKPPVCRIMDFGKFKYEQSKRAKKARKKQHIMHLKEVKLRPKIEEHDYQFKIDHAKRFLEDHDKVKFTVTFRGREMTHAELGHKLLARVIADMEALGQIEIPVRAEGKNLVIVMVPKSPKPRA; this is encoded by the coding sequence GTGCAAGAAAAGAAAGTGCGAGTGAACGAGAGAATCAGGGTCCCCGCCGTGAGGGTAATCGGCCCCGACGGCGCTCAACTGGGAGTGATGCCCTCGAAGGATGCTCTTCTTGCTGCTCAGGAGCATGGTCTTGACCTGGTCGAGGTGTCACCCAATTCGAAGCCTCCAGTGTGCCGGATCATGGACTTTGGCAAGTTCAAGTACGAACAGAGTAAGCGGGCGAAGAAGGCAAGGAAGAAGCAGCACATCATGCACCTCAAGGAGGTGAAACTGAGGCCCAAGATCGAGGAACATGACTATCAATTCAAGATTGATCATGCCAAGAGATTTCTCGAGGATCACGACAAGGTGAAGTTCACCGTCACGTTCAGGGGAAGAGAAATGACGCACGCAGAACTTGGCCACAAGCTCCTTGCGCGCGTGATCGCCGACATGGAAGCTCTTGGTCAGATAGAGATCCCGGTTCGCGCCGAGGGCAAGAATCTTGTCATTGTGATGGTTCCGAAGTCCCCAAAGCCGCGTGCATGA
- the thrS gene encoding threonine--tRNA ligase: MLQIRVEGKGEIECESGVTARQLSERLGGRAGHLAVLVDGKLVDWDAALTKPCAVQFLGFDSEAGREVYWHSTSHVLAAAVKRLFPECKLGIGPAISEGFYYDFERASPFSEKELESIEATMCEIMSSDVGFEREVLGRDDAVRLFTDLNEPYKVELVREIKEGEISVYRTGAFVDLCRGPHLQSTGSIGVAKLLSVAGAYWRGMESRPMLQRIYGISFPRREELEGFLAKLKEAERRDHRKLGVTLDLFSIQEAAGAGLAFWHPKGAIIRNVIEEFWKREHVKRGYQLVSTPHIARAELWERSGHMEFYRENMYTFDIDEQPYVLKPMNCPGHILIYKSRRRSYRELPIRYAELGTVYRRERSGVLHGMFRVRGFTQDDAHIFCAREQVSAEIDGVLDLALYMLHSFGFEQINVQLSVRDPVHKDKYAGDDSLWEEAEDALKRAIERRELPYKRAEGEAVFYGPKIDVSLLDALGRAWQGPTIQFDFNLPGRFSVGYVGADGKEHEVIMIHRTVLGALERFTASLIEHYAGEFPAWLAPVQVVITSISAENLEWARAVLEDLRQSDIRVDADFRDETIGSKIRDAELQKIPYVLVIGKRESERREVSVRSKKKGQLGSQSLEDFRKNLLDEIGKRL; this comes from the coding sequence GTGTTGCAGATTCGTGTCGAAGGCAAAGGCGAAATCGAATGTGAAAGCGGCGTGACTGCAAGGCAGTTGTCCGAAAGATTGGGTGGACGAGCCGGCCATCTTGCCGTGCTGGTGGACGGCAAACTTGTGGACTGGGATGCGGCGCTCACCAAGCCGTGTGCCGTTCAATTCCTTGGGTTTGACAGTGAGGCCGGCAGGGAAGTGTACTGGCACAGCACGTCTCACGTCCTGGCCGCGGCCGTCAAGCGGCTCTTCCCGGAATGCAAGCTCGGGATCGGCCCCGCAATCTCGGAGGGTTTTTACTACGACTTCGAAAGAGCCAGCCCGTTCTCCGAGAAAGAACTTGAGAGTATCGAAGCAACGATGTGCGAAATAATGAGTTCCGATGTTGGATTCGAGAGGGAAGTCCTCGGAAGAGACGACGCAGTGCGACTCTTCACGGACTTGAACGAGCCTTACAAGGTCGAGCTTGTCCGCGAGATCAAGGAAGGGGAGATCTCCGTGTACAGGACGGGTGCGTTCGTGGACCTCTGCCGCGGCCCTCATCTTCAGTCCACGGGTTCGATAGGCGTTGCGAAGCTTCTCTCGGTGGCAGGCGCGTACTGGCGAGGCATGGAGTCGAGGCCGATGCTTCAGAGGATATACGGCATCTCCTTCCCTCGGAGGGAGGAGCTTGAAGGTTTCCTCGCGAAGCTCAAGGAAGCAGAGAGGCGCGACCACAGAAAGCTTGGGGTCACGCTGGACCTGTTCAGCATACAGGAGGCCGCGGGTGCAGGACTCGCTTTCTGGCATCCCAAGGGCGCGATCATAAGAAACGTGATTGAAGAATTCTGGAAGCGGGAACACGTGAAGAGAGGATATCAGCTCGTGAGCACTCCTCACATTGCCAGAGCGGAGCTCTGGGAACGGTCGGGCCACATGGAATTCTACAGGGAGAACATGTACACGTTTGACATCGACGAGCAGCCCTACGTGCTCAAGCCGATGAATTGCCCGGGTCACATCTTGATCTACAAGTCGAGACGCAGGAGCTACAGGGAGCTTCCCATCCGCTATGCCGAGCTGGGAACCGTCTATAGACGCGAACGGTCCGGTGTGCTTCACGGCATGTTTCGCGTGAGAGGATTTACCCAGGACGACGCCCACATTTTTTGTGCGAGGGAGCAGGTGTCCGCGGAAATCGACGGTGTCCTCGACCTCGCTCTCTACATGCTCCACTCATTCGGGTTCGAGCAGATCAATGTTCAATTGAGCGTGAGGGATCCTGTGCACAAGGACAAGTACGCCGGAGACGATTCCCTGTGGGAAGAGGCGGAGGACGCGCTCAAGAGAGCCATCGAACGGCGCGAGCTTCCGTACAAGCGCGCGGAAGGCGAGGCCGTTTTCTACGGGCCCAAGATCGACGTGAGTTTGCTCGACGCTCTCGGTAGAGCGTGGCAGGGGCCGACAATACAGTTTGACTTTAACCTGCCGGGCAGGTTCTCGGTCGGGTACGTGGGCGCCGATGGGAAAGAACACGAAGTGATAATGATACACCGCACCGTCCTGGGTGCGCTCGAACGCTTCACGGCGAGTCTCATCGAGCATTACGCAGGCGAGTTCCCGGCGTGGCTTGCTCCGGTACAGGTGGTGATAACCAGCATAAGCGCCGAGAATCTGGAATGGGCCCGCGCCGTGTTGGAAGACCTGAGACAGAGCGATATACGGGTCGACGCCGACTTCAGGGACGAGACGATCGGCAGCAAGATAAGAGACGCGGAGCTACAGAAGATTCCATACGTGCTGGTGATCGGAAAGCGAGAGTCCGAGCGCAGGGAGGTCTCGGTTCGGAGCAAGAAGAAGGGACAGCTCGGGTCCCAGTCGCTCGAGGATTTCAGGAAGAATTTGCTTGATGAGATAGGAAAGAGGTTATAG
- a CDS encoding adenine phosphoribosyltransferase, translating into MSGNLKQLIRNIPDFPKKGIVFRDITTLLKEGAEFAGVIDALAEECAKRNPEAILAMESRGFVLGGALAYCLRLPFIPARKPGKLPWEKAREEYQLEYGTDALEVHLDAIEAGERIVIVDDLLATGGTAVAAARLVEKLGGVVAGMLFLVELEFLKGRERLQAYDVFSLVKYASE; encoded by the coding sequence ATGTCCGGCAACCTCAAGCAATTGATAAGAAACATTCCGGATTTTCCCAAGAAGGGGATCGTGTTCAGGGACATTACGACGTTGCTGAAGGAAGGCGCCGAGTTTGCGGGGGTGATAGACGCGCTGGCCGAGGAATGCGCGAAGAGGAACCCGGAAGCGATTCTCGCCATGGAATCGCGAGGGTTTGTGCTGGGAGGGGCGCTTGCGTATTGCCTGAGGCTTCCTTTCATACCCGCGAGGAAGCCGGGGAAGCTTCCGTGGGAGAAGGCGAGAGAAGAGTATCAGCTTGAATACGGAACTGACGCTCTCGAAGTCCATCTCGATGCCATAGAAGCGGGTGAGAGAATCGTGATTGTCGACGACTTGTTGGCTACCGGCGGCACGGCGGTAGCGGCCGCGAGACTGGTGGAGAAGCTTGGGGGAGTCGTCGCCGGGATGCTCTTCCTCGTGGAGCTGGAGTTCCTGAAGGGGCGCGAGCGTCTTCAAGCCTACGACGTGTTCTCCCTCGTCAAGTACGCCAGTGAGTAG
- a CDS encoding RNA polymerase sigma factor RpoD/SigA has protein sequence MRKRSTGKEVMGKRGTKRDQAAKSKAAAGHDSGEKGRPGVTSKFRAKLEDILAHSKDTRFVSYEEVERLLHGPDFDMAEFERFLDRAAAAGVKVEMLEHEEKERITAERKAGRTHHGIEPIQVYLREIGRYPLLTPAQEIELSKAVIAGDQEARREMILSNLRLVVRIAKAYQNRGVELLDLIEEGNLGLITAVERFDPSRERRFSTYASWWIRQSVVRGIANYGRTVRIPIHMLQLINRCISTEKLLARKLSRTATLEEIAFEMGESPRKVEKVQSLIGGIKSFDYASVSEAYGDLSQYEPLLTVPSPEEMVELQIEHERLERLMGKLPGREEKILRIRYGFHDGRIHTLAETGALFGVTRERVRQIERRALARLKKFIESRERQAETEDQGGH, from the coding sequence ATGAGAAAGAGATCCACGGGAAAGGAAGTAATGGGGAAGCGGGGCACGAAAAGAGACCAAGCTGCAAAGAGCAAGGCAGCAGCCGGGCACGATTCCGGCGAGAAGGGCCGCCCCGGCGTAACGAGTAAGTTCCGGGCGAAGCTTGAAGACATACTTGCGCACTCCAAGGACACGAGGTTTGTGTCGTACGAGGAGGTCGAAAGGCTTCTTCACGGGCCGGATTTCGATATGGCGGAGTTTGAACGCTTTCTTGACCGCGCGGCTGCGGCGGGCGTCAAGGTGGAGATGCTCGAGCACGAAGAGAAAGAGCGCATAACTGCAGAACGCAAGGCGGGCCGGACTCATCATGGAATAGAACCCATCCAAGTTTACTTGAGAGAGATCGGCAGGTATCCGCTTCTTACCCCGGCTCAAGAAATCGAGCTTTCCAAGGCGGTCATCGCCGGCGACCAAGAGGCGAGAAGGGAAATGATTCTCTCGAACCTGAGGCTCGTCGTGCGAATCGCCAAGGCGTACCAAAATCGTGGTGTCGAGCTCCTAGACCTCATCGAAGAAGGCAATCTGGGTCTCATCACTGCCGTAGAGCGTTTTGACCCATCGCGTGAGAGACGCTTCAGCACGTACGCCTCGTGGTGGATACGACAGTCCGTGGTCAGAGGAATCGCCAACTACGGGCGCACGGTTCGGATTCCGATTCACATGCTCCAGCTAATCAACAGGTGCATCTCCACCGAGAAACTTCTGGCGAGGAAGCTCTCGAGGACCGCGACGCTCGAGGAAATCGCCTTTGAAATGGGAGAATCGCCGAGGAAGGTCGAGAAAGTTCAGAGTCTCATAGGGGGAATCAAGTCCTTCGATTATGCTTCCGTTTCTGAAGCCTACGGAGATCTCTCTCAGTACGAGCCACTCCTCACCGTGCCAAGCCCCGAGGAGATGGTGGAGCTTCAGATAGAGCACGAGAGACTGGAACGGCTCATGGGCAAGTTGCCTGGTAGGGAAGAGAAGATTCTGAGAATACGATACGGTTTTCATGACGGGAGAATACACACCCTTGCAGAGACGGGGGCGCTGTTCGGTGTAACCAGGGAGAGAGTCAGACAGATCGAAAGACGCGCTCTGGCAAGGCTGAAGAAGTTCATAGAGAGCAGAGAGCGGCAGGCCGAGACCGAAGATCAGGGCGGGCACTAG
- a CDS encoding acylphosphatase, with the protein MEKVRAKIIVSGIVQGVGYRSFALRHGNSLGLNGYVRNVLDGSVEIEAEGERDEIERFVSLLREGPRAAEVSDVHVEWKEHTGELGRFRVSF; encoded by the coding sequence ATGGAAAAGGTGAGGGCAAAGATAATCGTGTCGGGAATCGTGCAGGGAGTGGGGTACCGGTCCTTCGCCCTGCGCCACGGGAACTCACTCGGTCTCAACGGCTACGTGAGAAACGTGCTGGACGGAAGCGTGGAGATCGAAGCGGAGGGAGAGAGAGACGAGATCGAGAGGTTCGTTTCTCTTCTGAGGGAAGGACCGCGGGCGGCCGAAGTGAGTGACGTGCACGTGGAGTGGAAGGAACACACGGGTGAGCTCGGACGTTTCAGGGTGAGTTTCTGA
- a CDS encoding protein-L-isoaspartate(D-aspartate) O-methyltransferase, whose amino-acid sequence MVREGLVGRGIRDKRVLEVMAQMPRHVFVDEALWPEAYGEHALPIGHGQTMSQPYIVARMCELLKLSGPERVLEVGLGSGYNAAVLSKLTRSVFAIERIPELAERARRRLESLGIKNVIVRIGDGRAGWKSFAPFDRIVVSAAAPEIPSRLSEQLADLGRMVLPVGVQEEQCVVLLERRGDKVLRKEVERVRFVPLVGGRNA is encoded by the coding sequence ATGGTGAGAGAGGGGCTTGTCGGAAGAGGAATACGTGACAAGAGGGTGCTCGAAGTCATGGCGCAGATGCCCCGGCACGTCTTCGTGGACGAGGCTCTCTGGCCCGAAGCGTACGGAGAGCATGCCTTGCCGATAGGCCACGGGCAGACCATGTCACAGCCCTACATCGTGGCGCGGATGTGTGAACTCTTGAAGCTGTCCGGTCCGGAGAGAGTATTGGAAGTGGGGTTGGGCTCGGGTTACAACGCGGCCGTTTTGAGCAAGCTGACCAGGAGCGTGTTTGCGATAGAGCGAATACCGGAGCTTGCCGAGAGGGCGAGAAGAAGGCTGGAATCGCTCGGGATCAAGAATGTCATCGTGAGAATCGGAGACGGCAGAGCCGGTTGGAAATCTTTTGCGCCATTTGATAGAATAGTAGTGAGCGCGGCGGCACCGGAGATTCCCTCGCGACTGTCGGAACAGCTTGCCGATTTGGGTAGGATGGTGTTGCCGGTGGGCGTGCAGGAGGAGCAGTGCGTGGTGCTTCTCGAGCGGCGAGGAGACAAGGTACTTCGAAAAGAAGTAGAACGCGTGAGATTCGTGCCTCTCGTGGGAGGGCGGAATGCGTAG
- the surE gene encoding 5'/3'-nucleotidase SurE produces the protein MILVTNDDGVGAGGLLALRKVLGTLSEVVVVAPDREQSATSHSLTLNHPLRVKEIEDSVLSLDGTPTDCVLLAFNGLLKEKPRLVVAGINHGPNLGEDVSYSGTVAAAIEGTLQGAPSFAISLAGKPPYSFEAASSFALKLAGRILEEGMDCQTLLNVNVPNLPGARISRVKVTKLGKRVYRDVLIKKVDPRGRAYYWIGGNEPSWRPAEGQTDFMAIEEGAISVTPLQLDMTDYARMSEAEGWDLSP, from the coding sequence ATGATTCTTGTGACCAATGACGACGGCGTAGGTGCCGGCGGGCTTCTGGCCCTCAGGAAAGTCCTGGGAACATTGTCCGAGGTGGTGGTCGTAGCCCCGGATAGAGAGCAAAGCGCGACGAGCCATTCGCTGACGTTGAATCATCCCCTGCGAGTCAAGGAGATCGAGGACTCTGTTCTGAGCTTGGACGGGACGCCCACGGACTGCGTGCTCCTTGCCTTCAACGGTCTGCTGAAAGAGAAACCTCGACTGGTCGTGGCGGGCATAAACCACGGGCCTAATCTTGGGGAGGACGTGAGCTACTCGGGCACGGTCGCCGCGGCCATCGAGGGCACGCTCCAGGGTGCGCCGTCGTTCGCAATCTCGCTCGCCGGGAAGCCTCCTTACTCCTTTGAAGCAGCCTCTTCGTTTGCTCTGAAACTTGCGGGAAGAATTCTTGAAGAGGGGATGGATTGTCAAACGCTTCTCAACGTAAACGTTCCTAATCTGCCGGGAGCACGGATATCGCGTGTGAAGGTCACCAAACTGGGGAAGAGGGTCTACAGGGACGTTTTGATCAAGAAAGTCGACCCTCGCGGGAGAGCTTACTATTGGATAGGGGGAAACGAGCCTTCGTGGCGACCCGCGGAGGGACAGACGGACTTCATGGCGATAGAGGAAGGCGCGATCTCGGTCACGCCCTTGCAGTTGGACATGACTGACTACGCGCGGATGTCTGAGGCGGAGGGCTGGGACCTGTCGCCCTGA
- a CDS encoding glycosyltransferase family 2 protein codes for MKVVVIVPAYLTGAELLEVLAKTARAVGKENVVVVDDGSPDGYPDEAEKRGYTVLRHPRNMGKGMALRTGFKWALSHNYSGVVTIDGDGQHDPSLIPALIERAGSEGADIVIGSRMKDLGGMPFVRVIVNKVTSWIVSKLAGQSIEDSQSGFRFISSRVLESVRLEGARYDLESEILIKAVRKGFRIDFIPMPAIYGRETSYIKPWKDAVRFSKLVLSSRRRTRDAK; via the coding sequence ATGAAGGTTGTCGTGATCGTTCCCGCCTATCTCACCGGAGCAGAGCTGCTGGAGGTGTTGGCGAAAACCGCCAGGGCGGTCGGCAAGGAGAACGTCGTCGTGGTTGACGACGGTTCCCCCGACGGCTATCCGGACGAGGCCGAGAAGCGGGGCTACACCGTTCTCAGACACCCGCGCAACATGGGAAAGGGCATGGCACTGAGAACGGGCTTCAAGTGGGCGCTGTCACACAACTACTCCGGTGTGGTCACGATAGACGGTGATGGCCAGCACGATCCTTCTTTGATTCCCGCGCTCATAGAGAGAGCAGGAAGTGAAGGCGCAGATATCGTGATCGGCTCGAGGATGAAGGACTTGGGCGGCATGCCCTTCGTGCGCGTGATTGTAAACAAGGTTACCTCCTGGATCGTCTCGAAACTTGCCGGACAAAGCATCGAGGACAGTCAATCCGGTTTCAGGTTCATAAGTAGTCGCGTGCTGGAGAGCGTAAGACTTGAAGGCGCGCGCTACGACCTCGAGTCGGAAATACTGATCAAGGCGGTCCGGAAGGGCTTTCGCATAGACTTCATTCCTATGCCGGCCATTTACGGAAGGGAGACGAGCTACATCAAGCCCTGGAAGGACGCCGTTCGTTTCTCCAAATTGGTGCTTTCTTCCAGAAGGAGGACGCGTGACGCGAAGTAG